In the genome of Persephonella sp. KM09-Lau-8, one region contains:
- a CDS encoding cytochrome c, translated as MFYLFLAIFFSFSFVIAAENNCLKCHKGIENIRQPDSEMMKEIFHIAEKVGYPRNDCIVCHGGNPEATTKEEAHKGTIKPFIEGIKTEHGIIKGPQNFYPDPGSPWINKYTCGMCHKEQVMTQYTSLMFTEAGKIQGSLWGFGGIEGYQHKIGNYNVHTLNIHKVLGTETYKKYMQEIKKAEPQVYPISMKALPPAPTAEEVEKNPQLAVYTYLRQECLRCHTGVKGRQKRGDYRGMGCSSCHIPYSNEGFYEGSDPTIPKNERGHLLVHEIQGTREAKVKVHGITYSGIPVETCTTCHDRGKRIGVSYQGLMETAYKSPFLEDGSDQPKLHTKHYLHLHADIHLRKGMLCQDCPTSIDVHSDGILSGTTLAPVEVECQDCHGTPDKYPWELPLGYGDEVKGEVPAKGKPRGVADTLLEYLKQGTEYPKEDGYLLTARGNPFGNVVRKGNDVIVHTAGGKDLKLEPLKKLKEKGKLNDEAMVAMVHIKAHIDKMECYACHATWAPQCYGCHIKIDYSKGIKHPDWIAMGNDRTPDGLTADARGEYKKHLIDGNIVETRSYLRWENPPLAVNGEHRISPAIPGCQTTVTVIGKDGKPLLLNHIFKIPDVEGAGKEGQLAIDISPVQPHTIQKEARKCESCHTNPVAMGYGIEEGKLYADPSKPYIVELMTADGKVIPKIYKTQINSIPNLKYDWSRFVSEKGQQLQTVGHHYSGSRPLNNEERAKLDRRGICLSCHQTMPDKDLAVSLMVHVKEYAGIKIDREKHNSILRKLVLLGAWVQILGVVAGAFLLIGGIILYKRRKSKK; from the coding sequence ATGTTTTATTTATTCCTCGCTATTTTCTTCTCCTTTAGCTTTGTTATTGCTGCAGAAAATAACTGTCTAAAATGTCATAAAGGAATAGAAAATATTAGACAGCCTGATTCGGAAATGATGAAAGAGATTTTTCATATAGCAGAAAAGGTAGGCTATCCCCGAAATGATTGTATCGTGTGCCACGGCGGAAATCCGGAAGCAACCACCAAAGAAGAAGCCCATAAGGGAACAATAAAACCTTTTATAGAGGGTATAAAAACAGAGCACGGAATTATAAAGGGCCCCCAGAATTTTTATCCTGACCCGGGAAGTCCGTGGATAAACAAATATACCTGTGGAATGTGTCATAAAGAGCAGGTTATGACCCAGTATACATCTTTAATGTTTACAGAAGCAGGTAAAATACAGGGCTCATTATGGGGGTTTGGTGGTATTGAAGGATACCAGCATAAGATTGGGAATTACAATGTCCATACCCTTAATATTCATAAAGTTTTGGGAACAGAAACTTATAAAAAATATATGCAAGAAATAAAAAAAGCTGAACCTCAAGTATATCCAATCAGCATGAAAGCTCTACCACCAGCTCCCACCGCAGAAGAAGTAGAAAAAAATCCTCAGCTTGCAGTTTATACATATCTCAGGCAGGAATGCTTGAGATGTCATACTGGTGTCAAAGGCAGACAGAAAAGAGGTGATTACAGAGGAATGGGTTGCTCCTCATGTCATATTCCATACTCAAATGAGGGATTTTACGAAGGAAGCGACCCAACTATACCCAAAAATGAAAGAGGACATCTGCTTGTTCATGAAATACAGGGAACAAGGGAAGCAAAGGTTAAAGTTCATGGGATTACATATTCTGGAATACCGGTTGAAACCTGCACAACCTGCCATGACAGAGGAAAAAGGATAGGAGTATCCTACCAAGGATTGATGGAAACAGCTTACAAATCCCCATTCCTTGAGGATGGTTCAGACCAGCCTAAACTCCACACAAAACATTATCTTCATCTTCATGCTGATATTCATTTGCGGAAAGGAATGCTCTGTCAGGACTGTCCTACCTCAATTGATGTTCATAGTGACGGGATACTTTCAGGAACAACACTTGCACCTGTTGAAGTAGAATGTCAGGACTGCCATGGAACACCGGATAAATATCCATGGGAATTACCTCTGGGTTATGGAGATGAGGTAAAAGGAGAGGTTCCTGCAAAGGGAAAACCCCGTGGAGTAGCAGATACCCTTTTAGAATATCTAAAACAGGGAACAGAATACCCGAAAGAGGACGGTTATTTACTTACCGCAAGGGGAAATCCATTTGGCAATGTTGTTAGGAAAGGCAATGATGTTATTGTCCATACAGCAGGAGGAAAAGACCTGAAACTTGAGCCTCTTAAAAAGCTAAAAGAAAAAGGCAAACTTAACGATGAAGCTATGGTTGCTATGGTTCATATAAAGGCACATATAGACAAAATGGAGTGCTATGCCTGCCACGCAACATGGGCTCCTCAATGTTATGGCTGCCATATAAAAATAGATTACTCAAAAGGTATAAAACATCCTGACTGGATAGCAATGGGAAATGACAGAACTCCAGATGGCCTCACAGCAGATGCAAGAGGAGAATACAAAAAACATCTGATAGATGGAAATATAGTTGAAACCAGAAGCTATCTAAGATGGGAAAATCCACCTCTTGCTGTAAATGGTGAGCATAGAATATCCCCTGCAATTCCTGGCTGTCAGACAACTGTAACTGTTATTGGCAAAGATGGAAAACCACTGCTACTCAATCATATATTCAAAATTCCAGATGTAGAAGGTGCAGGAAAGGAAGGTCAGCTGGCTATTGATATATCCCCTGTGCAACCCCACACAATACAAAAAGAAGCAAGAAAATGTGAAAGCTGCCATACAAATCCTGTAGCAATGGGATATGGCATAGAAGAAGGAAAGCTTTATGCTGACCCTTCAAAGCCTTATATAGTTGAGCTTATGACGGCAGATGGAAAAGTAATACCTAAAATATACAAAACCCAGATTAACTCAATTCCAAATCTAAAATATGACTGGTCAAGATTTGTTTCAGAAAAAGGACAGCAACTACAAACTGTTGGACACCATTACTCAGGTTCAAGGCCTCTAAACAATGAAGAAAGGGCAAAATTAGACAGAAGAGGCATATGTCTGTCCTGCCATCAAACAATGCCTGATAAAGACCTTGCAGTAAGCCTTATGGTTCACGTTAAAGAGTATGCAGGTATTAAAATAGATAGAGAAAAACATAACTCGATTCTACGCAAGCTTGTTTTGCTTGGGGCATGGGTTCAGATATTAGGAGTTGTAGCAGGTGCATTTTTGCTTATAGGTGGAATAATTTTATATAAAAGGAGAAAGAGCAAAAAATGA
- a CDS encoding cation:proton antiporter encodes MLFGFLNLALFIAGVLGKFTKFPPVLFYILAGIILGRFIHAEHAIEIFSEIGIVLLFFYLGLEFNIDRAISTAKRIWSVGLLDLFFNFFIVFGLMLFLGFDLFTAILTGGVAYASSSAITTKIIVDNHRIANPETELILGLMVFEDIVAPVLLAVIAAMSSGSDFSLVSLGLIFVKIAAVFGISIAVAYFFKDKIAQFIDKFVNEDIFTLFSLGGLIFFAGFTQFLGLSEALGAFLMGMIVSESGKSHEIEKVMYSIRDLAVAIFFFLFGAGIQFSGSFSQKMIIALIILIIISIIGKFLTGFLGGLIYGLSKRKALETGFSIINRGEFSVVMSKFSPTVMIPFIGIYVFIMAFVGILFAQYAPQLANLIVPKKKKKKKKKKIIDEALLD; translated from the coding sequence ATGTTGTTCGGTTTTTTAAATTTAGCGTTATTCATTGCTGGAGTTTTAGGAAAATTTACAAAATTTCCACCGGTTCTATTCTACATACTGGCAGGTATTATTTTAGGCAGATTTATCCATGCAGAACATGCTATAGAGATATTCAGTGAAATAGGTATTGTTCTATTATTCTTCTATCTTGGTCTGGAATTTAATATAGATAGAGCCATATCCACAGCCAAAAGAATTTGGTCAGTAGGATTACTGGATTTATTCTTTAATTTCTTTATTGTATTTGGACTTATGTTATTTCTGGGATTTGACCTGTTTACAGCAATTTTAACAGGTGGAGTAGCTTATGCTTCTTCCTCTGCAATAACCACAAAAATTATAGTTGATAACCACCGTATAGCAAACCCCGAAACAGAGCTTATTCTGGGTTTAATGGTATTTGAGGATATAGTTGCTCCGGTTCTTCTTGCTGTTATTGCTGCAATGTCCTCTGGAAGTGATTTTTCGCTGGTATCACTTGGACTTATATTTGTTAAAATCGCTGCTGTTTTTGGAATTTCCATTGCAGTTGCCTATTTCTTTAAAGACAAAATTGCCCAGTTTATAGACAAATTTGTAAATGAAGATATCTTTACCCTGTTTTCACTTGGCGGACTGATTTTCTTTGCAGGATTTACCCAGTTTTTAGGTCTTTCTGAAGCTCTCGGAGCATTTCTGATGGGAATGATAGTTTCTGAAAGTGGAAAGTCCCATGAGATAGAAAAGGTTATGTACTCAATAAGGGATTTAGCTGTTGCAATATTCTTCTTCCTGTTTGGTGCAGGTATCCAGTTTAGCGGTAGTTTCTCTCAAAAAATGATAATCGCTCTGATAATTCTGATAATAATTTCCATAATAGGTAAATTCCTTACTGGATTTTTAGGTGGTCTAATCTATGGACTTTCAAAAAGAAAAGCTCTGGAAACAGGATTTTCTATAATCAACCGTGGTGAATTCTCTGTGGTTATGTCTAAATTCTCACCAACGGTTATGATACCTTTTATAGGTATTTATGTTTTCATAATGGCATTTGTAGGAATTCTGTTTGCCCAATATGCACCACAGCTTGCTAATCTCATAGTACCTAAGAAGAAAAAGAAGAAGAAAAAGAAAAAAATTATAGACGAGGCTTTGCTTGATTAA
- the coaBC gene encoding bifunctional phosphopantothenoylcysteine decarboxylase/phosphopantothenate--cysteine ligase CoaBC has protein sequence MILKDKKILVGISGSIAAYKGCELIRALQKKGAEVRASLTPSAKEFIGELTLRALTGYQVLLDWKDGETGLEHIFWARWADSFVIAPATATTISKLRTGIADSFLTSVALAYNKPVVIAPAMNTKMYQHPAVQENLKQLKEWGNIVINPAEGELACGEEGEGKLAEIEDIMVGVMYSIFPKYLKGKKVLITAGGTREHFDPIRYISNASSGKMGYELAKIAYTMGAQVKLISAPTCLKKPYGVDKIDVVSAQEMFDAVMGNLDWADIIIMNAAVADFRPESYSQQKLKKSKENPVVKLVPNPDILKTIGEKKRKDQILIGFAAESENILENAKDKLNRKNLDVIVANKLDVFSKDTHQGWIIYKNGLIEEIPALDKETSAYFILENIFRGEEDGF, from the coding sequence ATGATTTTAAAAGATAAAAAAATTCTGGTTGGTATATCAGGTTCTATAGCTGCATATAAAGGCTGTGAGCTTATTAGAGCTCTGCAAAAAAAGGGAGCAGAGGTTAGAGCCAGTTTAACTCCTTCAGCAAAAGAGTTCATAGGAGAGCTTACACTAAGAGCACTTACCGGATATCAGGTTTTGTTAGACTGGAAAGATGGAGAAACAGGTCTTGAGCATATTTTCTGGGCAAGATGGGCAGATAGCTTTGTGATAGCACCTGCAACAGCAACAACAATCTCAAAACTTAGAACAGGAATAGCTGATAGCTTTTTAACCTCTGTAGCACTTGCCTACAATAAGCCTGTTGTGATAGCCCCTGCGATGAATACAAAAATGTATCAACATCCTGCTGTGCAGGAAAACCTGAAGCAGCTTAAAGAGTGGGGAAATATTGTAATAAACCCAGCAGAAGGAGAGCTTGCCTGTGGAGAAGAAGGTGAAGGTAAACTGGCAGAGATAGAGGATATAATGGTTGGAGTTATGTATTCAATCTTTCCTAAATATCTCAAAGGCAAAAAAGTTCTTATTACAGCAGGTGGAACCAGAGAGCATTTTGACCCTATACGCTACATATCCAATGCATCTTCAGGGAAAATGGGTTATGAACTGGCAAAGATAGCATATACAATGGGGGCACAGGTAAAACTGATTTCTGCTCCAACATGTTTAAAAAAGCCTTATGGTGTTGATAAAATAGATGTAGTATCTGCTCAAGAAATGTTTGATGCAGTTATGGGAAATTTAGACTGGGCAGATATAATTATAATGAATGCAGCAGTTGCTGATTTTCGTCCAGAAAGTTATAGCCAGCAAAAACTAAAAAAATCAAAGGAAAATCCTGTGGTTAAATTAGTTCCAAATCCGGATATACTAAAAACTATAGGAGAGAAAAAAAGAAAAGACCAGATACTTATAGGATTTGCTGCAGAAAGCGAAAATATCCTTGAAAATGCTAAAGATAAATTAAACAGGAAAAATCTTGATGTGATAGTTGCAAATAAGCTTGATGTGTTTAGTAAAGATACCCATCAAGGCTGGATTATTTATAAAAATGGCCTTATAGAAGAAATTCCAGCTTTAGATAAAGAAACTTCTGCATATTTTATTCTTGAAAATATTTTCAGGGGTGAGGAAGATGGATTTTAA
- a CDS encoding trimeric intracellular cation channel family protein, whose protein sequence is MNMIGLVAFAVMGSFKALREGLDLFGITVLGVLTALGGGITRDLLVNKIPNALTSYSDFAFALIGVWLAIVLYRIFQKDISNRYFILIPDAIGLSAFTTTGAMIAYNADVSFFGIVILATLTGIGGGIISDILLGKIPVVLKDDFYASCAIIGAVAFYISVKSGLGLNSSAVICSLSVLMIRVLAILYKWKLPRFS, encoded by the coding sequence ATGAATATGATAGGGCTTGTTGCTTTTGCAGTTATGGGCTCTTTCAAGGCTTTGAGAGAAGGACTTGATTTATTCGGTATCACAGTTCTGGGAGTTTTAACTGCCCTCGGAGGCGGGATTACGAGAGATTTACTGGTTAATAAAATTCCCAATGCTTTGACTTCGTATTCAGATTTTGCCTTTGCCCTTATTGGTGTGTGGCTTGCAATAGTTTTATACAGGATTTTTCAAAAGGATATAAGTAATCGTTATTTTATACTTATTCCTGATGCAATAGGTCTGTCTGCATTTACAACAACAGGTGCAATGATAGCTTATAATGCTGACGTTTCATTTTTTGGTATTGTTATTCTTGCTACTTTAACCGGCATAGGTGGTGGGATTATCAGTGATATCCTTCTTGGTAAAATTCCTGTTGTTTTGAAGGATGATTTTTATGCTTCCTGTGCAATTATCGGGGCTGTTGCGTTTTACATTTCTGTAAAATCCGGTCTGGGTCTTAACAGCTCGGCGGTAATCTGTAGCCTATCAGTCCTGATGATAAGAGTTCTTGCTATACTTTATAAGTGGAAATTACCAAGGTTTTCTTAG
- a CDS encoding tetratricopeptide repeat protein, with amino-acid sequence MILRIFLFLLTISTVAFGITKEEIDKQLQKAWQMYEKGRYVSMEKISKKVVQESKEINYPKGIAEGYYYIGIAYFMRGKVDKALEYANLAVDYSQNYDNYRWKAYSHTLVGEILRYLGKYDKALYHFKISLQLAEDNKNQKMLPAAYANLGNIYFDKREYNKAIEYYLKGLEIGKKINIRPSYIALNSYNTGIAHFRLKNWNQAVKYLQEAYKIYIKLGDKKSAVSSAYFIAKSYYLAGDYWKARQVIEENTSLAKQVLQYRKFKKLLNKINRKLKENEAV; translated from the coding sequence ATGATTTTAAGGATTTTTTTGTTTCTACTTACAATTTCAACTGTTGCTTTTGGTATCACAAAAGAGGAAATAGACAAACAGCTTCAAAAAGCCTGGCAGATGTATGAAAAGGGCAGATATGTTTCTATGGAGAAAATCTCTAAAAAAGTTGTTCAGGAATCAAAGGAAATTAATTATCCCAAAGGTATTGCTGAAGGCTATTATTACATTGGAATAGCTTATTTTATGCGGGGAAAAGTTGATAAAGCCCTTGAGTATGCAAATCTTGCTGTTGATTATTCTCAAAATTATGACAATTATAGATGGAAAGCCTATTCACATACATTGGTTGGAGAAATCCTCAGATATCTTGGAAAGTATGATAAAGCTTTGTATCACTTTAAGATATCCCTTCAGCTTGCTGAGGATAACAAAAATCAAAAAATGCTGCCGGCAGCCTATGCAAATTTAGGGAATATTTATTTTGATAAAAGGGAATATAACAAAGCAATAGAGTATTACCTGAAAGGGCTTGAAATAGGGAAAAAGATAAATATCAGGCCGTCCTATATAGCTTTAAATTCTTACAACACAGGAATTGCACATTTTAGACTTAAAAACTGGAATCAAGCAGTTAAATATCTGCAAGAGGCATATAAGATTTATATTAAGCTTGGAGATAAAAAATCTGCTGTTTCTTCAGCATATTTTATTGCAAAGAGCTATTATCTGGCAGGGGATTATTGGAAAGCAAGACAGGTGATAGAGGAAAATACCTCTCTTGCAAAACAGGTGCTCCAATACAGAAAATTCAAGAAACTCCTGAATAAAATAAACAGGAAATTAAAAGAAAATGAAGCTGTTTGA
- a CDS encoding uroporphyrinogen-III synthase → MKVLITREKSQAEKTAQLLEKEGFEPVVFPTIRFEKVDFDEKAVLQADIVIFSSQNAVKFLFEKLSPEKISNKTVIATGEKTADLLEKRGLKPLIPEIYSAEGVYQLLSKIPDLRNKKIAVIRPVEGVNTLFELMQNKTDIYPVPVYKTVENIPENLKEVKNLLSGGKIDVVVFTSPSTFKNFIKIIDKSLLRNTKIAVIGTTTQKALEKEGITPDIIPSKFTMEELIKNIKQQLF, encoded by the coding sequence ATGAAAGTTTTAATCACACGGGAAAAATCACAGGCAGAAAAAACAGCACAGTTATTAGAAAAAGAAGGCTTTGAGCCTGTTGTATTTCCTACAATCAGATTTGAGAAAGTGGATTTTGATGAAAAGGCTGTTTTACAGGCAGATATTGTTATATTTTCAAGCCAGAACGCAGTTAAATTTTTGTTTGAAAAACTATCTCCAGAAAAAATATCCAATAAAACTGTGATAGCTACAGGGGAAAAAACTGCAGATCTTCTTGAGAAAAGAGGGCTAAAGCCTCTTATCCCTGAGATATATTCTGCGGAAGGGGTGTATCAACTTTTATCTAAAATACCTGACCTGAGAAATAAAAAAATTGCAGTTATCCGACCTGTTGAAGGGGTAAATACACTATTTGAGCTTATGCAAAATAAAACAGATATCTACCCAGTTCCAGTTTATAAAACAGTGGAAAATATTCCTGAAAATCTGAAAGAGGTTAAAAATTTGCTAAGTGGTGGAAAAATAGATGTGGTGGTTTTCACAAGTCCTTCCACATTCAAAAATTTTATAAAAATCATTGATAAATCATTGCTAAGGAATACAAAAATAGCTGTAATCGGGACAACAACTCAAAAAGCACTGGAAAAAGAAGGGATTACACCTGATATAATCCCTTCAAAATTTACCATGGAAGAGCTAATCAAAAATATTAAGCAACAGCTCTTTTGA
- the sfsA gene encoding DNA/RNA nuclease SfsA: MKLFDLKNLGKLEEAKFIERPNRFVGLCDINGDIKRCHIADSGRLKEILTKGRELLVVKNPSGMKTDYKVVAAKMEDGWILLNTSFHSKIGRKAIEKGVLGFIPKKIKSEVKFGSSRLDYLIDDKVFVELKGSNLLVDGKCLFPDAPTSRGKRHVEELMEAVEKGYEAIILFMLLRKCKCFEPNSRLDPDFADVFYKALKKGVEFVAFQVEIDNEFNINLKENISLCKR; this comes from the coding sequence ATGAAGCTGTTTGATTTGAAAAATCTGGGAAAACTGGAAGAAGCAAAATTCATAGAAAGACCTAACAGATTCGTTGGTTTGTGTGATATTAACGGAGATATCAAAAGATGTCATATAGCTGACTCAGGTAGATTAAAGGAAATTCTTACAAAAGGTAGAGAACTCCTTGTGGTCAAAAATCCTTCAGGAATGAAAACAGACTATAAGGTAGTAGCAGCAAAAATGGAAGATGGCTGGATTCTACTTAATACATCTTTTCATTCAAAAATTGGTAGGAAAGCCATAGAAAAAGGAGTTCTGGGATTTATCCCTAAAAAAATAAAATCAGAGGTAAAGTTTGGCAGTAGCCGTCTTGATTATCTGATAGATGATAAGGTGTTTGTTGAACTGAAAGGCAGTAATCTGCTTGTTGATGGAAAATGCCTGTTTCCTGATGCTCCTACTTCCAGAGGAAAAAGGCATGTTGAGGAGCTAATGGAAGCTGTAGAGAAAGGATATGAAGCTATTATATTGTTTATGCTTCTAAGGAAATGCAAATGTTTTGAGCCTAATAGCAGATTAGACCCTGACTTTGCTGATGTTTTTTATAAAGCACTTAAAAAAGGTGTGGAATTCGTAGCTTTTCAGGTAGAAATAGACAATGAATTTAATATCAATTTAAAGGAAAATATCTCCCTCTGTAAGAGGTAA
- a CDS encoding ion transporter codes for MDIVLRRKRKNIFLAGRKKALKNWLYNILENENSAYNQLYNIFALFLIVTSTIGVVIELLNLEVKIPPDLNEFLNDYEEIVLWFFVVEYLLRWWVISDFTDDFKAGYTNPECRGKLNRVLCGLKEAFRPKLQWMKTPYAIIDLLAILPIIRPLRAFRILRILRLLKIIRYGSALRSIFEALKEESYLFGMIFMLLILWVTTFSMLVYIVEYHYGNTEMFRTMWHAFYWGIVTISTVGYGDIHPITPAGRTLASIMIGGGLIIVATLTGALSAALVNRLLILKEGELKMNNLENHIVICGWNETAEEIIEQIISMRIDKEKPVVIVTNIPKKEFGVELPRDIFYKRGDFIYDTNLLEVGIEKAEHVVIVAEREEGLSERNIDARTALAAMLVKNLNPNANIYVEVLLDEDADIFEKRIQIKETIVHGKIIGKIMFSSILNPGATELMKTLVDKERGIKKIQLKEVGKFETFGDLLKFARDYNYLPIAIERGRENIVNPPDDFKLREDDFVFFLPAGM; via the coding sequence TTGGATATAGTCTTAAGAAGAAAAAGAAAAAATATATTCCTTGCAGGAAGAAAAAAGGCACTAAAAAACTGGCTTTACAATATTTTAGAAAACGAAAACAGTGCATATAACCAGCTTTATAATATATTTGCCTTATTTTTAATTGTTACCTCAACTATTGGGGTTGTAATTGAACTTCTTAATTTAGAAGTAAAAATCCCTCCAGACCTGAATGAATTCCTTAATGATTATGAAGAGATAGTTCTATGGTTTTTTGTTGTTGAGTATCTTCTTAGATGGTGGGTTATCTCGGATTTTACGGATGATTTTAAAGCAGGATATACGAATCCTGAATGTAGAGGAAAACTAAACAGAGTTTTATGTGGCTTAAAAGAGGCTTTTAGGCCTAAATTGCAATGGATGAAAACCCCCTATGCCATTATAGACCTTCTGGCAATTCTTCCAATAATCAGACCTTTAAGAGCTTTTAGGATTCTCAGAATTCTTAGATTACTGAAGATTATCAGATATGGCTCTGCATTAAGAAGTATATTTGAAGCCCTTAAAGAAGAAAGTTATCTCTTTGGAATGATTTTTATGCTCCTTATTCTCTGGGTTACCACATTTTCTATGCTTGTTTATATAGTTGAGTATCATTACGGAAATACAGAAATGTTCAGAACAATGTGGCATGCATTTTACTGGGGAATTGTTACAATCTCTACAGTTGGATATGGAGATATTCATCCGATAACACCTGCAGGTAGAACTCTTGCATCCATAATGATAGGTGGTGGATTAATCATAGTGGCCACCTTGACAGGTGCTTTATCTGCTGCACTGGTAAACAGACTGTTAATACTAAAAGAGGGAGAGTTAAAAATGAATAACCTTGAAAATCATATAGTTATTTGTGGATGGAATGAAACAGCTGAAGAGATAATAGAGCAAATTATCTCCATGAGAATTGATAAAGAAAAACCTGTAGTTATAGTAACCAATATTCCTAAAAAGGAGTTTGGGGTTGAACTGCCCCGTGATATCTTTTACAAAAGGGGAGATTTTATATACGATACAAATCTGCTTGAAGTTGGAATAGAAAAAGCCGAGCATGTGGTTATAGTGGCAGAAAGGGAAGAAGGATTATCAGAAAGAAATATAGACGCACGGACAGCCCTTGCAGCAATGCTGGTAAAGAACCTTAATCCAAATGCAAATATATATGTTGAAGTTCTTCTTGATGAGGATGCAGACATATTTGAAAAAAGAATACAGATCAAAGAAACTATTGTTCATGGGAAAATAATAGGAAAAATAATGTTTTCAAGTATTCTGAACCCGGGAGCTACAGAGCTTATGAAAACCCTTGTTGATAAAGAAAGAGGAATCAAAAAAATTCAGTTAAAGGAAGTAGGTAAATTTGAGACATTTGGAGACCTTTTAAAATTTGCAAGAGATTATAATTATTTACCTATAGCAATAGAAAGAGGTAGAGAAAATATTGTAAATCCTCCTGATGATTTTAAACTTAGAGAGGATGATTTTGTATTTTTCTTACCTGCAGGTATGTGA
- the epmA gene encoding elongation factor P--(R)-beta-lysine ligase: MINLIKSRAAVIKAIRDYFAKTGSTEVETPILNIYPNLDPHIYPVELKVENSEGKQITAYLHTSPEYNMKKILAAYKKDIHQITHVFRNYEGSFKHTIEFLMLEWYRVDYNLDMLMEDTKRIFMETAKALYNRYEIEYKGKKYNLENWEKITVDEAFYKYTGIYPDQKEKLYQFLKNSPMKHGNLKEEDYETNFFLAYSFYVEPHLGKEKPTFIYDYPPEFSALAKIINGKGKRFEAYIGGLELVNGYYELTDPVELGERLKKEAKNHKIDTAFIKTAEKMPECSGASLGIDRLLMVLLNKKNIKQVQVLNWI, translated from the coding sequence TTGATTAATTTAATAAAAAGCAGGGCAGCCGTTATCAAAGCTATAAGGGATTATTTTGCAAAAACAGGTTCAACAGAAGTAGAGACACCTATTTTAAATATTTATCCAAACCTTGACCCACATATATACCCTGTTGAACTAAAAGTAGAAAACTCAGAAGGAAAACAGATAACAGCTTATCTTCATACCTCTCCTGAATACAATATGAAAAAAATTCTTGCAGCATACAAAAAAGATATACACCAGATAACCCATGTTTTCAGGAATTATGAAGGCTCTTTTAAACACACAATAGAGTTCTTGATGCTGGAATGGTATAGAGTGGACTATAACCTTGATATGCTTATGGAAGATACTAAAAGGATTTTTATGGAAACAGCAAAAGCTCTTTATAACAGATATGAAATTGAATACAAAGGGAAAAAATACAATTTGGAAAACTGGGAAAAAATAACCGTTGATGAGGCTTTTTATAAATATACCGGCATATATCCAGACCAGAAAGAAAAACTGTATCAATTTTTAAAAAATTCCCCTATGAAACATGGCAATCTAAAGGAAGAAGATTACGAAACAAATTTCTTTCTGGCATATTCCTTTTATGTTGAGCCACATCTGGGGAAAGAAAAACCAACTTTTATATATGATTATCCTCCTGAATTTTCAGCTTTAGCAAAAATAATAAATGGAAAGGGCAAAAGATTTGAGGCTTATATTGGTGGACTTGAGCTTGTAAATGGATATTACGAACTTACAGACCCAGTAGAGCTTGGAGAAAGATTAAAAAAAGAAGCAAAAAACCACAAAATAGATACAGCTTTTATAAAAACTGCCGAAAAAATGCCAGAGTGTAGCGGAGCATCCCTTGGAATTGACAGGTTACTGATGGTTTTGTTAAATAAAAAAAATATTAAGCAAGTGCAGGTTTTAAATTGGATATAG
- a CDS encoding cation:proton antiporter regulatory subunit — protein sequence MDFKESDLPGIGKKFSLVTQAGDKLTVIMHITGKREIFVFEPDDFDEPSCDVVLNEDEANQLGSILMGAYYRPEQEREKEVLIENLAIEWVKVPPNSPLAGKSIKEADIRRKAGVTVIAIIKKDETIVNPRPEEVISGGDTVVIVGTREQVENFMREFQINA from the coding sequence ATGGATTTTAAAGAAAGTGATTTACCAGGAATTGGAAAAAAATTTTCTTTGGTTACACAGGCAGGGGATAAGCTCACTGTTATAATGCACATAACAGGAAAAAGGGAAATTTTTGTTTTTGAGCCTGATGATTTTGATGAACCTTCCTGTGATGTTGTTCTGAATGAGGATGAAGCAAATCAGCTTGGTTCCATATTGATGGGTGCCTACTACCGTCCAGAACAGGAAAGAGAAAAAGAGGTTCTTATTGAAAATCTGGCTATAGAATGGGTTAAAGTTCCTCCTAACTCTCCTCTTGCAGGCAAAAGTATAAAGGAAGCAGACATAAGAAGAAAAGCTGGTGTGACTGTTATAGCTATAATTAAAAAAGATGAAACTATTGTAAATCCACGACCGGAAGAAGTTATTTCAGGTGGGGACACAGTTGTGATTGTTGGAACCAGAGAGCAAGTTGAGAATTTTATGAGGGAGTTCCAGATAAATGCATAA